One Chitinophagales bacterium genomic window carries:
- a CDS encoding NAD-dependent epimerase, with protein MKQKAVVFGGSGFIGSHVSDALAERGFEVTIFDKRPSPYLREGQHMMVGDILNEAQVEEAITGQDYVFHFAGISDIDEASQRPVDTVKLNVLATVYMLEAARKHHIKRFFFASSSYVYSNAGGFYKNSKQACELFIETYQKQYGLNFTILRYGSLYGTRSDHHNSIYRIIYHALKDKKIVYHGTGEEYRAYIHVKDAAKLTVDTLDEQYANEYLELTGNYPMKYSNLLEMIREMLNNEVEIEYRENRSDTHYRMTPYNFQPRVAKKLTNNPQIDMGQGILELMGDIYHYLYESKEL; from the coding sequence TTTATAGGCTCCCACGTCAGCGATGCACTGGCCGAAAGGGGGTTTGAAGTAACCATATTTGACAAACGCCCCTCCCCCTATCTGCGGGAAGGTCAACACATGATGGTTGGAGATATCCTTAATGAGGCTCAGGTAGAGGAAGCTATAACTGGGCAGGATTATGTGTTTCACTTTGCCGGCATCTCCGACATTGATGAGGCTTCCCAACGCCCTGTGGATACCGTTAAGCTAAACGTGCTGGCCACGGTATACATGCTGGAGGCTGCCCGCAAACATCATATCAAACGCTTCTTTTTTGCCAGCTCCTCCTATGTATACAGCAACGCAGGTGGTTTTTACAAAAATTCCAAACAGGCCTGTGAGCTATTTATTGAAACTTATCAAAAGCAATACGGGCTCAACTTCACCATTCTGCGCTACGGTTCACTGTATGGGACCCGCTCCGACCATCATAACAGCATCTACCGGATTATTTACCACGCTTTGAAAGACAAAAAGATCGTTTACCACGGAACCGGGGAAGAGTACCGTGCCTACATTCACGTGAAAGATGCCGCTAAGCTGACAGTGGATACGCTGGATGAACAATATGCCAATGAATATCTTGAACTCACCGGCAACTATCCGATGAAATACAGCAATCTGCTGGAGATGATCCGGGAAATGCTCAACAACGAAGTGGAGATAGAATACCGCGAAAACCGCTCCGATACGCATTACCGGATGACCCCCTATAATTTTCAGCCGCGTGTAGCAAAAAAACTTACCAATAATCCGCAGATCGATATGGGGCAGGGTATTCTGGAGTTGATGGGCGACATTTATCATTACCTCTACGAAAGCAAAGAACTGTGA